The following proteins are co-located in the Gossypium hirsutum isolate 1008001.06 chromosome A02, Gossypium_hirsutum_v2.1, whole genome shotgun sequence genome:
- the LOC107938284 gene encoding uncharacterized protein isoform X1, whose translation MVKKDKEELSEEERKALRGSKFAPLPPPSLSKPRLAHPGGPLTTNKAAALAKFLERKLQDPNGLSSINPQLLELAVNNAKATVFQSGASSSGTRVRHVDSFGDSEDSLEEAKSGIPEPKKDTNKNKNRNKKNKKKKNKMKKVVEDHECTLKRPKKKVKL comes from the exons ATGGTGAAAAAAGATAAAGAAGAACTAAGCGAAGAAGAAAGGAAAGCACTTCGAGGGAGCAAATTTGCTCCTCTCCCTCCTCCCTCCCTTTCCAAACCCAG ATTGGCTCATCCAGGAGGACCTTTAACAACTAATAAAGCTGCTGCTTTGGCTAAGTTCCTCGAAAGGAAACTCCAAGATCCCAACGGCTTGTCTTCCATTAATCCTCAACTCCTTGAATTGGCTGTCAATAACGCTAAAGCTACCGTCTTTCAAA GTGGGGCTTCGAGTTCTGGAACTAGGGTTCGACACGTAGATTCATTCGGTGACTCTGAG GACTCGTTGGAAGAAGCTAAGTCGGGAATTCCCGAACCTAAGAAAGATACGAACAAGAACAAGAACAGgaacaaaaagaataaaaaaaagaagaacaaaatgaagaAG GTGGTGGAGGATCATGAATGTACATTGAAAAGACCTAAAAAGAAAGTCAAACTATGA
- the LOC107938282 gene encoding transcription termination factor MTERF6, chloroplastic/mitochondrial, whose amino-acid sequence MFNPYSKNIIDFFKLLYNVTNSPFSNNPSLFFTIRPFSNVSLDQSRSFTVSYLTNNLGFSPESALRASKCVHFKTPKKADAVIAFLEKYGFSDTQIRKIIEVRPHLLRSDLEKTLLPKIHFFQSKGGANRDISKLLLHNPRLFSHSLKKLIIPSFNQLSSFLQSDSKAIIALRRNPFLIPCNFDVYMLPNVKTLLDNGVPESSIRTMFNYHSRSFIMLPDRFKEIVKDVKEMGFNPLLLKFLHAVILFRKVSKSAMEGKFDVYKKWGWSDEEIWKAFRKFPGVLDPSKEKITAIMDFLVNEMGFESLIIANHPTIVSRSLEKLIVPRALFAQELLSKGLIKDWRFSVMFGTSEKVFVQRFVNKYKDKAPELLKLLTLFSSIEILIIGGNFALTVLCGLIA is encoded by the exons ATGTTCAATCCTTACAGCAAAAATATCATCGATTTCTTTAAGCTTTTATACAATGTCACGAACAGTCCCTTCTCAAACAACCCATCACTCTTCTTCACAATTCGACCCTTCTCCAATGTCTCACTCGACCAATCTCGATCTTTTACCGTCTCTTACCTCACAAACAACCTCGGCTTCTCACCGGAATCCGCTCTCAGAGCCTCTAAGTGCGTCCATTTCAAAACCCCAAAAAAGGCCGATGCCGTCATCGCGTTCTTAGAAAAATACGGGTTTTCCGACACCCAGATCCGAAAAATCATCGAGGTCCGACCACATTTGCTCCGTTCCGATCTCGAGAAAACCCTTTTGCCCAAAATCCACTTCTTTCAATCTAAAGGTGGAGCAAACCGTGATATTTCCAAGCTCTTGCTTCATAACCCCAGGCTTTTTTCTCATAGCTTGAAGAAACTGATAATCCCTTCTTTCAATCAACTTAGCAGTTTTCTCCAATCTGATTCAAAGGCAATTATAGCTTTAAGAAGGAATCCATTTCTAATCCCTTGTAACTTTGATGTTTATATGTTGCCTAATGTTAAAACTTTGCTGGATAATGGAGTGCCGGAATCGAGTATCAGAACGATGTTTAATTACCATTCGCGGTCTTTCATTATGTTGCCGGATCGGTTTAAGGAGATTGTTAAGGATGTTAAGGAAATGGGGTTTAATCCATTGTTGCTTAAGTTCCTTCATGCTGTCATTTTGTTTAGAAAAGTGAGCAAATCTGCAATGGAGGGTAAGTTTGATGTTTATAAGAAATGGGGTTGGTCTGATGAAGAGATTTGGAAAGCTTTTCGAAAGTTTCCTGGTGTTTTGGATCCGTCGAAAGAGAAGATCACAGCCATCATGGATTTCTTAGTGAACGAAATGGGGTTTGAATCCTTGATCATTGCTAATCATCCGACTATTGTCTCTCGGAGCTTGGAGAAACTGATTGTTCCGAGGGCTTTGTTTGCTCAAGAGTTGTTGTCGAAAGGTTTGATTAAGGACTGGAGATTTTCAGTCATGTTTGGAACTTCAGAAAAGGTGTTTGTTCAAAGGTTTGTTAACAAATATAAAGACAAAGCTCCGGAGCTGTTGAAGCT GTTGACTCTTTTTAGCAGCATTGAGATTCTTATCATAGGTGGAAACTTTGCACTGACTGTTTTATGTGGTTTAATTGCTTAA
- the LOC107938284 gene encoding uncharacterized protein isoform X2: MVKKDKEELSEEERKALRGSKFAPLPPPSLSKPRLAHPGGPLTTNKAAALAKFLERKLQDPNGLSSINPQLLELAVNNAKATVFQSGASSSGTRVRHVDSFGDSEDSLEEAKSGIPEPKKDTNKNKNRNKKNKKKKNKMKKL, translated from the exons ATGGTGAAAAAAGATAAAGAAGAACTAAGCGAAGAAGAAAGGAAAGCACTTCGAGGGAGCAAATTTGCTCCTCTCCCTCCTCCCTCCCTTTCCAAACCCAG ATTGGCTCATCCAGGAGGACCTTTAACAACTAATAAAGCTGCTGCTTTGGCTAAGTTCCTCGAAAGGAAACTCCAAGATCCCAACGGCTTGTCTTCCATTAATCCTCAACTCCTTGAATTGGCTGTCAATAACGCTAAAGCTACCGTCTTTCAAA GTGGGGCTTCGAGTTCTGGAACTAGGGTTCGACACGTAGATTCATTCGGTGACTCTGAG GACTCGTTGGAAGAAGCTAAGTCGGGAATTCCCGAACCTAAGAAAGATACGAACAAGAACAAGAACAGgaacaaaaagaataaaaaaaagaagaacaaaatgaagaAG CTTTAA